From Halichoerus grypus chromosome 6, mHalGry1.hap1.1, whole genome shotgun sequence, one genomic window encodes:
- the GPRC5D gene encoding G-protein coupled receptor family C group 5 member D, which yields MYEDCVKSTEDYYFVCDNEGAWGIVLESLAIIGIVVTIILLLAFLFLMRRVQDSSLWNTLPTQFLFLLGVLGLFSLAFAFIAQFNQQTAPVRYFLFGVLFALCFSCLLAHASNLVKLVRGRVSFCWTTILCIAIGVSLLQVIIAIEYVTLMMTRGMMFMHMTPCELNMDFVVLLVYVLFLMALTFFVSKATFCGPCENWKQHGRLIFVTVLISIIIWVVWISMLLRGNPQLQRQPQWDDPVICIALVTNAWVFLLLYIVPELCILYRSSKQNCPLPGNTCPAPPYQCRFRVENQELSRARDSDGAEEDVALTSYGTPIQLQTVDPTQECFNPPAKPSPQQDAEM from the exons ATGTATGAGGACTGTGTCAAGTCCACTGAGGACTATTATTTCGTCTGTGACAACGAGGGAGCATGGGGCATTGTTCTCGAGTCCCTGGCAATAATCGGCATAGTAGTTACAATTATACTACTCTTGGCGTTTCTCTTCCTCATGCGAAGGGTTCAAGACAGCAGCCTGTGGAATACCCTCCCCACTCagttcctcttcctcctgggtGTGCTGGGACTCTTTAGCCTCGCATTTGCCTTCATTGCTCAGTTCAATCAGCAAACTGCCCCCGTACGCTACTTTCTCTTTGGGGTTCTCTTTGCTCTCTGTTTTTCATGCCTCTTGGCTCATGCCTCCAACCTGGTGAAGCTGGTTCGGGGTAGAGTCTCCTTCTGCTGGACGACAATTCTGTGCATCGCTATTGGTGTCAGCTTGTTGCAGGTCATCATTGCCATTGAGTACGTGACTCTCATGATGACCAGGGGTATGATGTTTATGCATATGACACCCTGTGAGCTCAACATGGACTTTGTCGTACTCCTGGTCTATGTCCTTTTCCTGATGGCCCTCACATTCTTTGTCTCCAAAGCCACTTTCTGTGGCCCATGTGAGAACTGGAAGCAACACGGAAGGCTCATCTTCGTCACCGTGCTCATCTCCATCATTATCTGGGTGGTGTGGATCTCCATGCTCCTGAGAGGCAACCCACAGCTCCAGCGCCAGCCCCAGTGGGATGACCCTGTCATCTGTATTGCCCTGGTCACCAATGCCTGGGTTTTCCTGCTGCTGTACATCGTACCCGAGCTCTGCATTCTCTACAGATCGAGCAAGCAGAACTGCCCTTTACCAGGCAAcacctgcccagccccaccctATCAATGCCGCTTCAGAGTGGAGAACCAGGAACTCTCACGAG CCCGAGACAGTGATGGAGCTGAGGAGGATGTAGCATTAACTTCATATGGTACCCCCATTCAGCTGCAG acTGTTGATCCCACACAAGAGTGTTTCAACCCACCGGCTAAACCAAGCCCCCAGCAAGATGCAGAAATGTAA